The following proteins are co-located in the Paludibaculum fermentans genome:
- a CDS encoding efflux RND transporter permease subunit: MIDRIIEFSAANKFLVFILVGFAVVGGIYSMRTVPLDAIPDLSDTQVIVYSRWDRSPDIMEDQVTYPIVTTMLGAPKVKDVRGFSDFGYSFVYIIFEEGTDIYWARSRTLEYLSSVLPRLPQGVKTELGPDATGVGWVFQYALVDTTGKRSLAELRSLQDWFLNYQFKSVPGVAEVAPIGGFVRQYQVNVDPNRLQAYNIPIMRVVEAVRKGNDDVGGRLIEMAGAEYMVRGRGYAKSEEDIGKIALGASENGVPIRVSDVGTVTLGPDMRRGVADYNGTGDVVSGIIVMRQGENALNVIERVKAKIKEVEPGLPAGLKIVSTYDRSDLILRSVENLKGTLTEEMIIVSLVILVFLWHVPSAIIPVFTIPIAIIISFIPMKMMGLTSNIMSLGGIAIAIGAMVDAAIVVVEQTHKKLEEWERTGRKEDYHRVVVNAVKEVGGPSFFALLVIAVSFLPVLTLEAQEGRLFKPLAYTKNFSMIVAAVLAITLDPAMRLLFTHMQKFQFRPAWLARVANAVLVGTIHSEEHHPISRILIRIYDPVCRWALRWKYAVIAAAVAMVLVTIPVFEKLGSEFMPPLNEGSLLYMPSTLPGISVNDAQRLMQVQDRIIKKFPEVESVMGKAGRAETSTDPAPLSMMETVIVLKPETEWRKVSTWYSDWAPEWSKGVFRRLTPDHITQDQLVEEMNAALKLPGASNAWTMPIKGRIDMLTTGVRTPVGIKIYGSDLRQIERLGGEVEALLPRIEGTRNVFAERTGGGYFLDFDWKRDELARYGLTIADAQDVLMSAIGGENVTTTIEGRERYPVNVRYFRDFRSDVNMLGRVLVPTMDAKKQVPISELASIKTVTGPGMLRDENGLLNGYVYVDVAGRDVGSYVEEAKKLVRDNIKLPPGYTIAWSGQYEAMQRVKERLTVILPVTLFLVLMLLYLNTKSLTKTLIIILAVPFSAVGAIWFLYALGYNMSIGVWVGLIALMGVDAETAVFMLLYLDLAYEKAKKDGRMSTLGELQDAIHDGAVKRIRPKFMTVACMFLGLVPIMWSAGAGGDVMKRIAAPMIGGIFTSFLLELVVYPAIYEVWKWNSEVKKQSHAQA, translated from the coding sequence ATGATCGACCGGATTATTGAGTTCTCGGCCGCGAACAAGTTCCTGGTGTTCATCCTGGTGGGGTTCGCTGTCGTGGGCGGAATCTACTCGATGCGGACGGTGCCGCTGGATGCGATTCCGGACCTGAGCGATACGCAGGTGATCGTGTACTCGCGGTGGGACCGCAGTCCGGACATCATGGAGGACCAGGTCACGTACCCCATCGTCACCACGATGCTGGGCGCGCCGAAGGTGAAAGACGTGCGCGGGTTCTCGGACTTCGGGTATTCGTTCGTCTACATCATCTTCGAGGAAGGGACTGACATCTACTGGGCGCGGTCGCGCACGTTGGAGTATCTGTCGTCGGTGCTGCCGAGGCTGCCGCAGGGTGTGAAGACGGAACTGGGTCCGGATGCGACTGGTGTGGGCTGGGTGTTCCAGTATGCGCTGGTGGACACGACGGGCAAGCGGTCGCTGGCGGAGCTGCGGTCGCTGCAGGACTGGTTCCTGAATTACCAGTTCAAGTCGGTGCCGGGCGTGGCGGAAGTGGCGCCCATCGGCGGGTTCGTGCGCCAGTATCAGGTCAACGTGGATCCGAACCGGCTGCAGGCCTACAACATCCCGATCATGCGGGTGGTGGAGGCGGTGCGGAAGGGGAATGACGACGTAGGCGGGCGGTTGATCGAGATGGCCGGCGCGGAGTATATGGTGCGCGGACGGGGGTACGCCAAGAGCGAGGAAGACATCGGCAAGATCGCGCTGGGCGCGAGTGAGAACGGGGTGCCGATCCGGGTGAGTGATGTGGGTACGGTGACATTGGGTCCGGACATGCGGCGCGGCGTGGCGGATTACAACGGCACGGGCGACGTGGTGTCGGGGATCATCGTGATGCGGCAGGGCGAGAACGCGCTGAACGTGATTGAGCGCGTGAAGGCCAAGATCAAGGAAGTGGAGCCGGGGCTGCCGGCGGGGCTCAAGATTGTCAGCACGTACGACCGGTCGGACCTAATCCTGCGGTCGGTTGAAAACCTGAAGGGCACGCTGACCGAGGAGATGATCATCGTCTCGCTGGTGATCCTGGTGTTCCTGTGGCATGTGCCCAGCGCGATCATCCCGGTGTTCACGATTCCCATTGCAATCATCATCTCGTTCATCCCGATGAAGATGATGGGACTAACGTCGAACATCATGTCGCTGGGCGGCATCGCGATTGCGATTGGGGCGATGGTGGATGCGGCGATTGTGGTTGTCGAGCAGACGCACAAGAAGCTGGAAGAGTGGGAACGGACCGGCCGCAAGGAGGATTACCACCGGGTGGTGGTGAATGCGGTGAAGGAGGTGGGCGGGCCCAGCTTCTTCGCACTGCTGGTGATTGCGGTGTCCTTCCTGCCGGTGCTGACGCTGGAGGCGCAGGAAGGGCGGTTGTTCAAGCCGCTGGCGTACACGAAGAACTTCTCGATGATCGTAGCCGCCGTGCTGGCGATCACGCTGGACCCGGCCATGCGGCTGCTGTTCACGCACATGCAGAAGTTCCAGTTCCGTCCGGCCTGGCTGGCGCGGGTGGCGAACGCGGTGCTGGTGGGGACGATTCACTCGGAAGAGCACCACCCGATCAGCCGCATCCTGATCCGGATTTATGATCCCGTGTGCCGCTGGGCGCTGCGGTGGAAGTACGCAGTGATTGCGGCCGCCGTGGCGATGGTTCTCGTGACCATTCCGGTCTTCGAGAAGCTGGGCTCGGAGTTCATGCCGCCATTGAATGAGGGCTCGCTGCTGTACATGCCTTCGACGCTGCCGGGCATTTCCGTGAACGACGCGCAGCGGCTGATGCAGGTGCAGGACCGGATCATCAAGAAGTTTCCGGAAGTGGAGTCGGTGATGGGCAAGGCGGGCCGGGCGGAGACGTCGACGGATCCGGCTCCGCTGTCGATGATGGAGACGGTGATCGTGCTGAAGCCCGAGACGGAGTGGCGCAAGGTGAGCACGTGGTATTCGGATTGGGCGCCGGAGTGGTCGAAGGGCGTGTTCCGGCGGTTGACGCCCGATCACATCACCCAGGACCAGTTGGTGGAAGAGATGAATGCGGCACTGAAGCTGCCGGGCGCGTCGAATGCGTGGACCATGCCGATCAAGGGCCGTATCGACATGCTGACGACGGGCGTGCGGACTCCTGTGGGGATCAAGATCTACGGGTCCGACCTGCGCCAGATCGAGCGGCTGGGCGGCGAGGTGGAAGCGCTGCTGCCCAGGATCGAGGGAACTCGCAACGTCTTCGCGGAGCGGACGGGCGGCGGGTATTTCCTCGACTTCGACTGGAAGCGGGATGAGCTGGCGCGGTATGGGCTGACGATCGCGGACGCGCAGGATGTGCTGATGAGCGCGATCGGCGGGGAGAACGTAACGACGACCATTGAGGGCCGCGAGCGGTATCCGGTGAATGTGCGTTATTTCCGCGACTTCCGCAGCGATGTGAACATGCTGGGCCGGGTGCTGGTGCCGACGATGGACGCGAAGAAACAGGTGCCGATCTCGGAACTGGCGAGCATCAAGACGGTGACGGGGCCCGGGATGCTGCGCGATGAGAACGGGCTGCTGAACGGGTATGTGTACGTCGACGTGGCGGGCCGGGATGTCGGCAGTTATGTGGAAGAGGCGAAGAAACTGGTCCGCGACAACATCAAGCTGCCGCCCGGGTACACGATCGCGTGGAGCGGACAGTATGAGGCCATGCAGCGCGTGAAAGAGCGGTTGACGGTGATCCTGCCTGTGACGCTGTTCCTGGTGCTGATGCTGCTGTACCTGAATACAAAGTCGCTGACGAAGACGCTGATCATCATCCTGGCCGTGCCGTTTTCGGCGGTGGGCGCGATCTGGTTCCTGTACGCGCTGGGCTACAACATGAGCATCGGCGTGTGGGTGGGGTTGATCGCGCTGATGGGCGTCGATGCCGAGACGGCGGTCTTCATGCTGCTCTACCTGGACCTGGCTTATGAGAAGGCCAAGAAGGACGGGCGGATGTCGACGCTGGGCGAACTGCAGGATGCGATTCACGACGGCGCGGTGAAGCGGATCCGGCCCAAGTTCATGACCGTGGCCTGCATGTTCCTGGGTCTGGTGCCGATCATGTGGTCGGCCGGAGCGGGCGGCGATGTGATGAAGCGTATTGCCGCGCCGATGATCGGCGGCATCTTCACGTCGTTCCTGTTGGAGCTGGTGGTGTATCCCGCAATTTACGAGGTTTGGAAATGGAACAGCGAAGTCAAAAAGCAATCGCACGCACAGGCCTAG
- a CDS encoding two-component system sensor histidine kinase NtrB: MEPERQKTNWVAIALVVAAIAAISAGHYFTPPSQLMWHGVFQRAYYLPVVFAAITFGWIGGLAAAATAGLAYLPHIMTAWTGMRHYELEQYVEIIMFFAVGAVTGILADKERHRRLQLQQTAQQLSHVYQELQSTFEQVKRADRLSAIGQLAAGLAHEIRNPLASIDGAAEVLLVGGEPEEVRQETLGIIRKECARLNRLLSSLLDFARPRHPEWREVNVAGVLDKVLELVAHSAKNGIRFAKEFHGGPPRLVCDEEQLAQVLLNLILNATQAMPRGGEVRVDVESSRESLEIRVKDQGEGVPEELLDRIFDPFFTTKDTGTGLGLSVVHQIVSQHGGKVAVTRNPDRGLMFTLSFPQKQAVQP, translated from the coding sequence GTGGAGCCAGAACGCCAGAAAACCAATTGGGTCGCCATCGCCCTGGTCGTGGCCGCCATCGCCGCCATCAGCGCCGGCCACTACTTCACCCCGCCCAGCCAGTTGATGTGGCATGGAGTCTTCCAGCGCGCCTACTACCTGCCGGTCGTCTTCGCCGCCATCACCTTCGGCTGGATCGGCGGACTCGCCGCCGCCGCCACCGCGGGACTCGCCTACCTCCCGCACATCATGACCGCCTGGACCGGCATGCGCCACTACGAACTCGAGCAATACGTCGAGATCATCATGTTCTTCGCCGTCGGAGCCGTCACCGGCATCCTGGCCGACAAGGAACGCCATCGCCGCCTGCAACTCCAACAAACAGCTCAACAACTCAGCCACGTCTACCAGGAACTCCAGAGCACCTTTGAACAGGTAAAACGCGCTGATCGCCTCTCTGCCATCGGCCAGCTCGCAGCCGGCCTGGCCCACGAGATCCGCAACCCCCTCGCCAGCATCGACGGCGCCGCCGAAGTCCTGCTAGTGGGCGGCGAACCCGAAGAGGTTCGCCAGGAGACCCTTGGCATCATCCGCAAGGAATGCGCCCGCCTCAACCGCCTGCTCTCCAGCCTCCTCGACTTCGCCCGCCCCCGCCATCCGGAATGGCGCGAAGTGAACGTTGCCGGAGTTCTCGACAAAGTCCTTGAACTCGTCGCCCACTCCGCCAAGAATGGCATCCGGTTTGCCAAAGAGTTTCACGGCGGTCCGCCGCGTCTGGTCTGCGACGAGGAACAGTTGGCCCAAGTCCTTCTTAATCTCATCCTGAACGCCACCCAGGCCATGCCGAGGGGCGGGGAAGTGCGCGTCGACGTCGAATCCAGCCGCGAAAGCCTCGAGATCCGGGTCAAGGACCAAGGCGAAGGCGTGCCCGAGGAACTGCTCGACCGCATCTTCGATCCCTTCTTCACCACCAAGGACACCGGCACCGGCCTCGGCCTCTCCGTCGTCCACCAGATCGTCTCCCAGCACGGCGGCAAAGTGGCTGTCACCCGCAATCCCGATAGAGGACTGATGTTTACCCTTTCGTTCCCGCAGAAACAGGCCGTACAACCGTGA
- a CDS encoding WbuC family cupin fold metalloprotein, whose translation MADVQLITTDLIEALRVRAAAAPRLRINHNFHSGPADNPHRFLNVMMRGTYVQPHRHKIPAKAESWVLMNGSVRLFTFDEQGVVAGSWLLSAEGPGRGIDVAPGLWHTVCVASDWAAVYEVKPGPWDPATDKEFAPWAPAEGDPGAVNYLESLLSLP comes from the coding sequence GTGGCTGACGTCCAACTCATCACCACTGATCTGATCGAAGCCCTGCGCGTCCGTGCCGCTGCCGCCCCTCGTCTGCGCATCAACCATAACTTTCACAGCGGTCCTGCGGACAACCCACACCGCTTCCTCAACGTAATGATGCGGGGCACCTACGTCCAACCGCACCGCCACAAGATACCCGCCAAGGCGGAAAGCTGGGTGCTGATGAACGGCAGCGTCCGCCTCTTCACCTTCGACGAGCAGGGCGTCGTTGCCGGCAGTTGGCTGCTCTCGGCGGAAGGCCCGGGGCGTGGGATCGACGTCGCCCCGGGTCTCTGGCATACAGTCTGTGTTGCCAGCGATTGGGCTGCCGTGTACGAGGTGAAGCCCGGCCCCTGGGATCCGGCCACCGACAAGGAGTTCGCGCCCTGGGCCCCAGCGGAAGGGGATCCGGGCGCCGTGAACTATCTGGAAAGCCTGCTTTCCCTGCCGTAG
- a CDS encoding efflux RND transporter periplasmic adaptor subunit: MKVLKVLLALVLLAAAFVGGFGYGRWYGPREAKGLHQAEKPHGYHCPMHPNFRSDKPGECGICGMRLVPDEADSAGTKAAGGDLASMPAGTIHVSAEKQQLIGVRYGVAEEAAGSHSFRAVGKVAIDETRQARVQSKTEGWIDQVFVNFTGKLVEKGQPLLTLYSPELLASQHEYLLALKSREILRNSTLAGTGAQGESLINAARKRLELWDLTAEQIAGIEKSRLPVTNITLHAPISGYVMTRNAFPKQRVMPETELYSIVDLSRVWVMADVFENEMSMIREGMGATLTLSYAGGRKIAARVNYIQPQVDPMTRTLKVRLEAENPGLLLKPDMFVDVDFTVSSPRRVSVPADAVLDAGLRKTVFVDRGDGYLEPRAVETGDRIGNRIEILKGLAAGEKVVTSGNFLIDSESQMRSPGTGAATHDHGQAAKQ, translated from the coding sequence ATGAAGGTTCTGAAGGTCCTCCTGGCCCTGGTGCTGCTGGCGGCGGCGTTCGTAGGCGGTTTCGGGTATGGGCGGTGGTATGGTCCGCGCGAGGCGAAGGGCTTGCACCAGGCCGAGAAGCCGCACGGGTACCACTGCCCGATGCATCCGAACTTCCGGTCGGACAAGCCGGGCGAATGCGGCATCTGCGGAATGAGGCTGGTGCCGGACGAGGCGGATTCGGCTGGCACGAAGGCGGCGGGCGGGGACCTGGCGAGCATGCCGGCGGGCACGATCCATGTGTCAGCGGAGAAGCAGCAACTGATTGGCGTGCGGTATGGCGTAGCGGAAGAGGCGGCGGGGTCGCACAGCTTCCGGGCGGTGGGCAAGGTGGCGATCGACGAGACGCGCCAGGCGAGGGTCCAGTCGAAGACAGAGGGCTGGATCGACCAGGTGTTTGTGAACTTCACCGGCAAGCTGGTGGAGAAGGGCCAGCCGCTGCTGACGTTGTACAGCCCGGAGCTACTGGCGAGCCAGCACGAGTATCTGCTAGCTCTCAAGAGCCGCGAGATCCTGAGGAACAGCACGCTGGCGGGGACCGGCGCGCAGGGCGAGTCACTGATCAACGCTGCCCGGAAGCGGCTGGAGCTGTGGGACCTGACGGCGGAGCAGATCGCGGGGATCGAGAAGTCGCGGCTGCCGGTGACGAATATCACGCTGCATGCGCCGATCAGCGGCTATGTCATGACGCGCAATGCGTTTCCGAAGCAGCGCGTGATGCCGGAGACGGAGCTCTACAGCATTGTGGACCTGAGCCGCGTGTGGGTGATGGCGGATGTGTTCGAGAACGAGATGAGCATGATCCGCGAAGGAATGGGCGCCACGCTGACGTTGAGCTACGCCGGTGGACGGAAGATCGCGGCGCGGGTGAATTATATCCAGCCCCAGGTGGACCCGATGACGCGCACGCTGAAGGTGCGGCTGGAGGCGGAGAATCCGGGGCTGCTGTTGAAGCCGGACATGTTCGTGGACGTCGATTTCACAGTGTCGTCGCCGCGGCGCGTGAGTGTCCCGGCGGATGCGGTGCTGGACGCGGGGTTGCGGAAGACGGTGTTTGTGGATCGCGGAGACGGGTATTTGGAGCCGCGCGCGGTGGAGACGGGCGACCGGATCGGCAACAGGATCGAAATCCTGAAGGGGTTGGCGGCGGGCGAAAAGGTGGTGACGTCAGGCAACTTCCTGATCGATAGCGAGAGCCAGATGCGGTCACCGGGCACCGGCGCGGCGACGCACGATCATGGGCAGGCGGCAAAGCAATGA
- a CDS encoding TolC family protein — protein MDTRPPIFAIRFSLTVLMALGWLRAAEPPGSLKALLAEALSNNPEILASQKRYEAARQRPGQVSSLPDPMFSPGFASNGRPWPGAGLGKEPTSNIGFMVSQEVPWPGKRKLQGDMAVKEYEAEFQNYTQAQLSVVSRIKQAYYRRAYAFEVVEVLDRNIDLLRRLLKITEARYSVGKAAQQDVFKAQTQISILATKRIQLEREKRAREAEIVSLVNRAPGSSLEKPDALLPQEMKVGLEELYEAAKQNSPMLLKDEKMIQRAELAVNMARKEYYPDYTIKAGYFNMGSMPPMYQLSADFKIPLYFFRKQRPAVTEQSQTLAASRRDYEASNQSLHFRIKDDQLMAETSNQLIKLYSQTVIPQSSLALESSLSSYETGSVDFLTVLMNYVTVVEYEMNYYEELQNYYLAVSRLEEMTGRSLLP, from the coding sequence ATGGATACACGCCCGCCCATCTTCGCAATCCGGTTCAGCCTGACGGTGCTGATGGCACTGGGGTGGCTGCGGGCCGCCGAACCGCCCGGCAGCCTCAAGGCCTTGCTGGCTGAGGCCCTGAGCAACAATCCGGAGATCCTGGCCTCGCAGAAACGGTATGAAGCGGCGCGGCAGCGGCCGGGCCAGGTGAGCAGCCTGCCGGACCCGATGTTTTCGCCAGGGTTTGCCAGCAACGGGCGGCCGTGGCCAGGCGCAGGACTAGGCAAGGAACCGACGTCGAATATCGGCTTCATGGTGTCGCAGGAAGTGCCGTGGCCGGGCAAGCGGAAGCTGCAGGGCGATATGGCGGTGAAGGAGTACGAGGCCGAGTTCCAGAACTACACGCAGGCGCAGTTGAGCGTGGTGTCGAGGATCAAGCAGGCGTACTACCGGCGGGCTTACGCGTTTGAGGTCGTGGAGGTTCTGGATCGCAACATTGACCTGCTGAGGCGGCTGCTGAAAATCACCGAAGCGCGGTACTCGGTGGGCAAAGCGGCGCAGCAGGATGTGTTCAAGGCCCAGACGCAGATCTCGATTCTGGCGACGAAGCGGATCCAGTTGGAGCGCGAGAAGCGGGCGCGGGAGGCGGAGATCGTGAGCCTGGTGAACCGGGCTCCGGGGTCGTCGCTGGAGAAGCCGGATGCGCTGTTGCCGCAGGAGATGAAGGTGGGACTGGAGGAGTTGTACGAGGCGGCAAAGCAGAACTCGCCGATGCTGCTGAAGGACGAGAAGATGATCCAGCGCGCGGAGCTGGCGGTGAACATGGCGCGCAAGGAATACTATCCCGACTACACGATCAAAGCGGGGTACTTCAACATGGGCTCGATGCCGCCCATGTATCAGTTGAGCGCCGACTTCAAGATCCCGCTCTATTTCTTCCGCAAGCAGCGGCCAGCGGTGACGGAGCAGTCGCAGACGCTGGCGGCGTCGCGGCGCGATTACGAAGCGAGCAACCAGTCGCTGCACTTCCGGATCAAGGACGACCAGTTGATGGCGGAGACGTCGAACCAACTGATCAAGCTGTACAGCCAGACGGTCATTCCGCAGTCGAGCCTGGCGCTGGAGTCGTCGCTGTCGTCCTACGAGACCGGATCAGTGGACTTTCTGACCGTGCTGATGAATTACGTCACGGTGGTCGAGTACGAGATGAATTACTACGAAGAGCTGCAGAACTACTACCTCGCCGTGAGCCGGTTGGAAGAGATGACGGGGAGGAGCCTGCTGCCATGA
- a CDS encoding sigma-54-dependent transcriptional regulator produces MTGKRILIVDDEESLRRVTQLRLQQAGYEASTAADGDEALAFLQRHPQDLVLTDLRMPGMSGLDLLKRIRQDYPEIIVIVVTAFGTIESAVEAMKHGAFDYIIKPVNSDALRIILARALEHHELRREVQSLRTAIDRKFGFESIIGRSKALLSTLENAARAAQSASTVLVRGETGTGKELLAKAIHFNSPRRDRPMIVINCGAIPRELLESELFGHTRGSFTGAVVAKQGKIEMADQGTLFLDEIGEMPLELQVKLLRLIQEREIEKIGATQPVKVDVRIIAATHRNLQAMVENGTFREDLYYRLAVIPLELPPLRERPDDVPELVAMFFHKFKQRLERPDLILPQTLLPHFSTYRWPGNVRELENIVERLVVLSPGPEITIADLPEDLRRQRDPLEAIQLELPPQGISLEAVEKELVLRALQKCNWNQTKAADYLDISRKVLIYRMEKFGLKKD; encoded by the coding sequence GTGACCGGCAAACGCATCCTGATTGTCGACGACGAGGAGAGCCTGCGGCGCGTCACCCAGCTCCGCCTGCAGCAGGCCGGCTACGAAGCCTCTACCGCCGCCGATGGCGATGAAGCCCTCGCCTTCCTCCAACGCCACCCTCAGGATCTGGTCCTGACCGACCTCCGCATGCCCGGCATGTCCGGTCTCGACCTGCTGAAGCGCATCCGTCAGGACTACCCCGAAATCATCGTCATCGTCGTCACCGCCTTCGGCACCATTGAGTCCGCCGTCGAAGCCATGAAACACGGAGCCTTCGACTACATCATCAAGCCGGTGAACTCCGACGCCCTCCGCATCATTCTCGCCCGAGCCCTGGAGCACCACGAACTCCGCCGCGAAGTGCAGTCCCTCCGCACCGCCATCGACCGCAAGTTCGGCTTCGAAAGCATCATCGGCCGCTCCAAAGCCCTGCTCTCCACCCTCGAGAACGCTGCTCGCGCCGCCCAAAGCGCCTCCACCGTCCTGGTCCGGGGCGAAACCGGCACAGGCAAGGAACTCCTGGCCAAGGCCATCCACTTCAACAGCCCGCGCCGCGACCGCCCCATGATCGTCATTAATTGCGGCGCCATCCCCAGGGAACTCCTGGAATCCGAGCTCTTCGGTCACACCCGCGGCTCCTTCACCGGAGCCGTCGTCGCCAAACAAGGCAAAATCGAGATGGCCGACCAGGGCACCCTCTTCCTGGACGAAATCGGGGAAATGCCGCTGGAGCTCCAGGTGAAGCTGCTGCGCCTCATCCAGGAACGCGAGATCGAAAAGATCGGCGCCACACAACCGGTGAAGGTCGATGTCCGCATCATCGCCGCCACTCATCGCAACCTGCAGGCCATGGTCGAAAACGGCACCTTCCGCGAAGACCTCTACTACCGCCTCGCCGTCATCCCGCTGGAACTCCCGCCCCTCCGTGAGCGCCCGGACGACGTGCCTGAACTGGTGGCCATGTTCTTCCACAAGTTCAAACAGCGCCTGGAGCGGCCCGATCTCATCCTGCCCCAAACCCTATTGCCCCACTTCTCCACTTACCGCTGGCCCGGCAACGTCCGCGAACTGGAGAACATCGTGGAGCGCCTGGTAGTCCTCTCCCCAGGTCCGGAAATCACGATCGCCGACCTCCCCGAAGACCTCCGCCGCCAGCGCGACCCCCTGGAAGCGATCCAGCTTGAACTCCCCCCGCAAGGCATCAGCCTCGAAGCGGTGGAGAAGGAGCTGGTTTTGCGGGCCCTCCAGAAGTGCAACTGGAACCAGACCAAGGCGGCGGACTACCTGGACATCAGCCGCAAAGTCCTGATCTATCGTATGGAGAAGTTCGGATTAAAGAAGGACTAG